The Aedes aegypti strain LVP_AGWG chromosome 3, AaegL5.0 Primary Assembly, whole genome shotgun sequence genome contains a region encoding:
- the LOC5573361 gene encoding mitochondrial import inner membrane translocase subunit Tim10, with the protein MSMPQMDAAQQAKLQLMQEMEIEMMSDLYSRMTQACHKKCIPPKYSDAELGKGESVCLDRCVAKYLEIHERIGKKLTAMSAQDDDLKKKMGV; encoded by the exons ATGAGCATGCCCCAGATGGATGCCGCCCAGCAGGCAAAGCTGCAGCTTATGCAGGAGATGGAAATCGAGATGATGTCCGACCTGTACAGTCGGATGACCCAGGCGTGCCACAAAAAGTGCATCCCACCCAAGTACAGCGATGCAGAACTCG GAAAAGGCGAATCCGTTTGCCTGGACCGCTGCGTGGCCAAGTATCTGGAGATTCACGAACGGATAGGCAAGAAGCTTACGGCGATGTCCGCCCAGGACGATGACCTCAAGAAGAAGATGGGTGTATAA